The DNA segment TTCATCTCACGGAGGGGTCGAATTGAGCCTGCTGGAGAGACTCCGTTTCAGTAGAGTAAATTCTCCCATCCACGAGATTGACCCCCGAGTGAAGTTCCTCCTAACTATGGTGATTTTTGTCTCCGCTATTCTATTCACCCGGCTTCTGCCCCTCCTGTTCATCTTGCTAATCCAGGTCCCCATTGTCTTCATCGGAAAGATCCAAAGGGAGTGGGCCCAGAGCTTGAAAGGAGGTCTATTCCTGGCAATCATTATCCTGACGACTAATCTGGTCTCTCTTTACTATTTCAACAACAGGACCCTCACCACTGAGAATCTGGAGTACGGTCTCGCCATCACTGTCCGCTTTCTAGTGCTTATTACCTCTTTCTCCATCTTCTTCCTTACTACCTCCCCAGACAAGCTAAGCCTTGCACTTGAGAAAGCACGGATTCCATTTGAGTTCAACTTCGCGTTCATTACAGCGATCCGGTTCGTCCCTGTTCTCGCAGACGAGGCCCAATCTATTATTGACGCCCAGAGGTCTAGAGGGCTTGAGCTCGACAAAGGAAACTTGTTTGGGAGGATAAAGAATTATATTCCCATATTGCTCCCGCTAATAATCAACTCCATCAGACGGAGCCTTGAGCTGGCCGAGGCCATGGAGTCTCGGGCATTTGGGGCAACCAGAAAAAGAACGAATCTCTACGAGCTTAAGATGATTGGAAAGGACTATGCCGCTCTGGGTATAGTGCTCTTGGCACTTGCCTTGGCACTATATATTAAATACGTGTTTCCACCACTTGGACCGTTATTTCCCCCTAGTACCATAATATAGCGTCCTTAGGATCCACCTAACCCGTAATGTATAAATAATTACTATATAGGTTTACCCAGAATCACTATATAGAATAAAGGTAGAGTCAGATTGGAGCCACGAAAAGTTCAGAAAGTAGGGTACTCAACTCTCTCGGTCTCCCTACCCATAAAATGGACTAAGAAAGTAGGCATTCAGAAGGGCGATCTCGTCTTCATCTCAGAGGAGAGCGATGGCGCTATAAGGATGACCGCTCAGAAACGGAAGATCGCGGATGATGTTGAATACGTTGTCGACGTAGACCAGTGTGATAACACCAAGGTTCTCGAGCGCGTCATCGTCGGTAATTACGTCCTGGGAAGGAGTCTCATCAGGGTGGAATCAAATCAAAGGCTAAAGCGGAAGCAGATTGAGAGCATTCGGAAAGTCACTCATCGTTTGTTAGGCATCGGAATCATAGAAGAATCCGAGCACCACCTCCTGCTACAGTGCTCCATAGACCCCAAGAACTTTCCATTGGAAACCATAGTGGATCGACTCTATAAACTCACATCTATCATGTTCAAAGAAACCCTAGACAGTATCGTCAACGGCGATGTAGAACTTGCAAAGGACGCAATCACCAGAGAATATGAGGCAGATACCATTTACTGGCTCCTAGTCCGCATCCTTAGCTTGGCGCAGCAGTCCAGATCTGTCTCTGAGAGTATAGGAATCGTGGATTCTATGGATATCGTCCAGTATAGCATTATTGCATGGTACCTGGAGATGATCTGCGACCGAGTGAATCATATTGCCTCTAGCGTTATAAGACTCCAGGATATCTGTAAATGGAATAAAATCGACCTTATTGAACGGGTGAGCCATATAGGTTTCATCACATTCAACATGTTTGATAGGGCCTTCTCGAGTATCTTTGATGGCAACCTAACTACCGCGAGCGATGCGGTGGACATGTACGACACTATAGAGCATAAGGAGAGTGCATTGATGAAGC comes from the Candidatus Bathyarchaeota archaeon genome and includes:
- a CDS encoding energy-coupling factor transporter transmembrane component T is translated as MSLLERLRFSRVNSPIHEIDPRVKFLLTMVIFVSAILFTRLLPLLFILLIQVPIVFIGKIQREWAQSLKGGLFLAIIILTTNLVSLYYFNNRTLTTENLEYGLAITVRFLVLITSFSIFFLTTSPDKLSLALEKARIPFEFNFAFITAIRFVPVLADEAQSIIDAQRSRGLELDKGNLFGRIKNYIPILLPLIINSIRRSLELAEAMESRAFGATRKRTNLYELKMIGKDYAALGIVLLALALALYIKYVFPPLGPLFPPSTII
- a CDS encoding phosphate uptake regulator PhoU; this translates as MEPRKVQKVGYSTLSVSLPIKWTKKVGIQKGDLVFISEESDGAIRMTAQKRKIADDVEYVVDVDQCDNTKVLERVIVGNYVLGRSLIRVESNQRLKRKQIESIRKVTHRLLGIGIIEESEHHLLLQCSIDPKNFPLETIVDRLYKLTSIMFKETLDSIVNGDVELAKDAITREYEADTIYWLLVRILSLAQQSRSVSESIGIVDSMDIVQYSIIAWYLEMICDRVNHIASSVIRLQDICKWNKIDLIERVSHIGFITFNMFDRAFSSIFDGNLTTASDAVDMYDTIEHKESALMKRLQNGSRLELSGIVSEILWDLDIIAEHSSAIAEIAIDIILKGENNYCHAKKVLTAK